In a single window of the Ignavibacteriales bacterium genome:
- a CDS encoding PAS domain S-box protein — translation MKTLWEQLRTVLRTPGTWNNEQQQRRAEILHVCFLCVFVAVFFYLVAPASIIAGQNIFIASAMLCTVIGMFLLRHGHLNLSSILTASTLWLIFTVGTFTEGGITSGSFAGNVALVVFAGLVLGLRGAITVTVSSLLAGGLIVYLSLHNLLPAPAVTYSQVNVFADFSIYLSITAAFTGIAVNRIDTSAGRVARELEERKKAEAELRISEERLRDIIFSSADWVWEVDQNGVYTYSSQKGFDLFGPSRENVIGKTLFDFMPPDEAKRVASIFSDIAAHKAPIKDLENWNVGTKGERICLVTNGVPIVDIDGNLKGYRGVDKDITERKRVEGALAKTTDELKRTLDLVPDMICTASPDGHFLNVNRAFVKTLGFSQEQLLATSYVDLMHPDDRESTMVEVERQLAGQSTVNFENRYRCKDGTYKVLEWHAAPADDGVLFAVARDITERKRAEEKIHLLAHTIKSVSECVTVTDTEGRLIFVNDSFLESYGYQESEVLGKTIQFLRPSDGAPTAADIHEATLARGWQGELMNRRKDGNEFPVYLSSSVVKDNDENVIGMVGIALDITERKRTEDNLKRALEWQDAIFEGSRDSVFISDQDSRFVAVNKAASDLTGYSREQLLTMRIADLHEDPDLDAYKTFHQRIFAGEEIVSGAKILRTEGIKIDTEFSNKCISIDGKLYMHTSARDITERRRTEDALRVSEARFKTLSQLSSDFSYSCVHSGEKSYWVDWITDAFYSITGYNEKELREQKCWLFTAHEGDRQTIIDQFNGLHEGESLNQEFRIVAKDGRVLWISNKMKCVSDPSVAGKLRIFGSVQNITERKQAERLIEEERNLLRSIIDAIPDEIVVKDLERRFVLANKGCLLALGKHTMDEVVGLRDEDLVPERFVSDAREKDIRVLTSGEALVNDLPELKRDEATGELVRAFLSTKTPLRDSDDRVFGLIVVNRDITQLHRVLENLSQSEARFRTVWEHALDGMRLTDAEGNIVMVNQSFCQLFKKGSEELVGRSLAETYLPILNEKIVEQYREAFRDRTIASFLEAEVTIWSGDQLFLEMSNAVLSIPGHPELLLSVFRDITEHQRAEVALRASQEQFRIAQDMSPDGFTILQPVLDAQGRVVDFTWIYENAAVARLNGTDPQAVVGKRLLELFPGHRGTPILRTYQQVAESRETRIFEADYSGESMPTPTSFRIVVVPMAGNIAILAQDITERKLATDAMRESEERYRDLVENSLDLICIHDLEGNLLSVNPAATRLSGFTEEEMVGKNLLKFLAPEGRRMFKGYLARMRATGSASGLLPVITKSGEKRIWEYFNTLRTVGVTVPTVRGLARDITERKQAEENLRESEAKFRGLFEWMGGGIQLCEMVFDAEGRPVDNIILDVNPAYEKHSGLRREQVVGKRIREILPIVEQAWLDRYGKLVRTREPIHFEEYNASLHRWFDVYASALGGNRFAAFFSDITDRKLGEERLKLSREQLHLLAGHLQSVREEERKHLAQEFHDQLGQALTAIKMDLSMLNRAITDTSKVPSRSVIAQGIESSQDMIDRAIAIIREILSELRPELLDQLGIIPTLEWEAEIFQRKSGIACTFSSTVDPIALEATKAIAVYRIFQEAITNVARHAKATSVEVELRKEGGGLVLAIVDNGIGISSAAQQRIQSFGLTGMRERAILLGGTLEISGIEGKGTTILLRIPYEQSLTNGSVAL, via the coding sequence ATGAAGACTCTTTGGGAACAGCTACGGACGGTTTTAAGGACTCCCGGCACGTGGAACAACGAACAACAACAACGACGCGCGGAAATACTTCACGTTTGCTTTCTCTGCGTATTTGTTGCCGTGTTCTTCTATCTTGTCGCGCCCGCTTCAATCATCGCCGGACAGAATATATTCATCGCCTCAGCGATGTTATGCACCGTCATCGGGATGTTTCTCCTCCGCCATGGCCATCTCAATCTCTCCAGTATTCTGACAGCTTCCACTCTTTGGCTCATCTTTACAGTAGGAACCTTCACAGAAGGAGGAATCACGTCGGGTTCCTTCGCCGGGAATGTAGCGCTCGTCGTTTTCGCCGGCCTGGTGCTTGGCTTACGGGGCGCCATCACCGTGACGGTTAGCAGTCTCCTCGCAGGCGGACTCATAGTGTATCTTTCGTTGCATAATCTGCTGCCCGCACCTGCGGTGACATATTCACAAGTAAACGTCTTCGCCGATTTCTCAATTTACCTTTCAATCACCGCAGCGTTTACCGGAATCGCCGTCAACCGCATTGACACGTCTGCCGGGCGCGTCGCGCGGGAACTTGAAGAACGTAAGAAAGCAGAAGCAGAACTCCGCATCAGCGAAGAGCGACTGAGGGATATTATATTCAGCTCGGCTGATTGGGTGTGGGAGGTGGATCAGAACGGCGTCTATACCTACAGTTCGCAAAAGGGCTTTGACCTATTTGGGCCCTCCCGTGAAAATGTTATCGGAAAGACACTATTCGATTTCATGCCACCGGATGAAGCGAAGAGAGTAGCGTCAATATTTTCTGACATCGCGGCACACAAGGCGCCCATAAAGGACCTTGAGAATTGGAATGTCGGGACGAAGGGCGAAAGAATCTGTCTCGTGACCAATGGTGTGCCCATAGTGGACATAGATGGAAATCTCAAAGGTTACCGCGGCGTGGATAAAGACATCACCGAGCGCAAGCGGGTGGAAGGGGCGCTTGCCAAAACAACAGATGAACTCAAGCGTACACTTGACCTCGTCCCTGACATGATTTGCACAGCAAGTCCTGATGGCCATTTCCTAAATGTGAACCGAGCTTTTGTAAAGACCCTGGGGTTTTCCCAGGAGCAGCTACTGGCAACCTCATATGTCGATTTGATGCATCCGGATGATCGGGAATCAACGATGGTTGAAGTGGAGAGGCAACTTGCCGGACAATCGACTGTCAATTTTGAAAATCGCTATCGGTGCAAGGACGGTACTTACAAGGTGCTGGAGTGGCATGCGGCTCCAGCTGATGATGGTGTTCTTTTTGCGGTTGCCCGCGACATCACAGAGCGAAAGCGTGCTGAGGAAAAGATTCACCTCTTGGCCCACACGATCAAGAGCGTATCAGAGTGCGTCACGGTCACCGACACCGAGGGGCGGCTCATTTTTGTAAATGACAGCTTCCTCGAATCGTATGGATATCAGGAAAGCGAGGTTCTTGGAAAGACCATTCAATTCTTGCGTCCATCCGATGGAGCTCCAACGGCCGCGGACATCCACGAAGCGACGCTCGCCAGGGGATGGCAAGGCGAGTTGATGAACCGGCGAAAAGACGGAAATGAATTCCCTGTCTACCTCTCCTCATCCGTTGTCAAAGACAACGACGAGAATGTCATAGGGATGGTCGGGATCGCTCTGGATATTACCGAGCGCAAGCGAACGGAAGACAACCTCAAACGAGCGCTCGAATGGCAGGATGCGATCTTTGAGGGTTCACGCGACTCTGTGTTCATCTCAGATCAGGATTCCCGATTTGTTGCGGTCAACAAAGCTGCATCTGACCTCACGGGATACTCGCGTGAACAATTGCTTACCATGCGGATTGCCGATCTTCATGAAGATCCTGATCTGGATGCATACAAGACTTTTCATCAACGAATATTTGCCGGAGAAGAAATCGTCAGCGGAGCGAAGATACTGCGAACTGAAGGAATAAAGATAGACACGGAGTTTAGCAACAAGTGTATTTCGATTGATGGAAAGCTCTACATGCACACTTCAGCCCGCGACATCACCGAGCGCAGGCGTACGGAGGATGCATTGAGAGTTTCAGAGGCCCGCTTCAAGACATTATCACAATTGAGTTCTGACTTTTCATATTCTTGTGTACACTCCGGTGAAAAAAGCTATTGGGTTGATTGGATCACTGATGCATTCTACTCCATAACCGGTTATAACGAAAAAGAACTCAGAGAACAGAAGTGTTGGTTGTTTACAGCTCACGAGGGTGATCGCCAAACCATTATTGATCAATTCAACGGCTTGCACGAAGGAGAATCTCTTAATCAAGAATTCAGGATTGTGGCGAAGGATGGCAGAGTGTTATGGATCAGCAACAAGATGAAATGTGTTTCTGACCCTTCGGTTGCGGGTAAGCTCAGAATCTTTGGCTCTGTTCAAAATATCACCGAGCGCAAGCAGGCGGAACGGCTCATTGAAGAAGAACGCAACCTGTTGCGGTCGATCATCGATGCTATTCCCGATGAGATCGTGGTTAAGGACCTGGAGAGGAGATTCGTCCTTGCCAATAAGGGCTGCTTGCTCGCATTGGGAAAGCACACGATGGACGAGGTGGTAGGCCTGCGGGATGAAGACCTCGTTCCTGAACGCTTTGTCTCTGATGCGAGGGAGAAAGACATTCGCGTGTTGACGAGCGGTGAAGCTCTCGTCAACGATTTACCTGAACTGAAGCGAGATGAAGCGACCGGTGAGCTCGTGCGAGCCTTTCTCTCCACGAAAACGCCTCTGCGCGATAGTGACGATCGCGTCTTCGGGTTGATTGTTGTGAACAGGGACATAACACAATTGCACCGCGTGCTGGAGAATCTCAGCCAATCGGAAGCGAGATTCAGAACCGTGTGGGAGCATGCACTCGACGGCATGCGGCTCACTGACGCAGAGGGAAACATCGTGATGGTGAATCAATCGTTTTGCCAATTGTTTAAGAAAGGGAGCGAAGAACTGGTCGGGCGTTCGCTGGCGGAGACGTACCTTCCAATACTGAATGAAAAAATAGTGGAGCAATATCGTGAAGCGTTCCGGGATCGCACAATCGCGTCGTTCCTGGAAGCGGAAGTCACGATCTGGAGTGGCGATCAACTCTTCCTGGAAATGTCCAACGCGGTGCTCTCTATCCCCGGTCATCCGGAATTGTTGCTGAGTGTTTTTCGCGACATCACCGAGCACCAGCGTGCCGAAGTGGCGCTGCGGGCGAGCCAGGAGCAATTCCGTATTGCGCAGGATATGTCCCCCGATGGGTTCACAATCCTTCAACCAGTACTCGATGCCCAGGGGCGAGTCGTCGATTTCACCTGGATTTATGAGAATGCTGCGGTTGCGCGGTTGAACGGCACGGATCCGCAAGCAGTGGTGGGCAAGCGACTGCTGGAGCTGTTCCCCGGCCACCGCGGCACGCCTATACTGAGAACCTATCAGCAGGTCGCGGAATCAAGGGAGACCCGCATCTTTGAGGCCGACTACTCTGGCGAAAGCATGCCAACACCGACCTCATTCCGGATCGTCGTTGTACCGATGGCTGGAAATATCGCCATCCTGGCCCAGGATATCACCGAGCGCAAGCTGGCGACAGATGCTATGCGTGAAAGTGAAGAGCGTTACAGAGACCTGGTAGAAAACAGCCTCGATCTCATTTGCATACATGACTTAGAAGGAAATCTGCTCTCGGTAAATCCGGCTGCCACCAGGCTTAGCGGATTCACGGAAGAGGAGATGGTGGGCAAGAACTTGCTGAAATTCCTGGCTCCTGAAGGTCGGAGGATGTTCAAGGGTTACCTGGCTCGAATGCGAGCCACTGGCAGCGCCAGCGGTCTGCTTCCGGTGATCACCAAAAGCGGGGAAAAACGCATATGGGAATATTTCAACACGCTGCGCACCGTAGGTGTAACGGTGCCGACAGTTCGCGGTTTGGCACGCGACATTACTGAGCGCAAGCAGGCGGAAGAAAACCTTCGTGAAAGTGAGGCCAAGTTCCGCGGTCTATTCGAATGGATGGGCGGGGGAATTCAGCTCTGCGAAATGGTTTTCGACGCGGAGGGCCGTCCGGTCGACAACATCATCCTCGATGTGAATCCTGCCTACGAGAAGCACTCGGGCCTTCGCAGAGAACAGGTGGTTGGTAAACGCATCAGGGAGATACTACCAATCGTTGAGCAGGCGTGGCTGGACCGCTATGGCAAGCTTGTCCGAACTCGTGAGCCGATACACTTCGAGGAGTACAATGCTTCGCTCCATCGGTGGTTTGATGTATACGCTAGCGCCCTGGGCGGCAACAGATTTGCCGCGTTCTTCAGCGACATCACCGATCGCAAGCTCGGTGAGGAGCGTCTGAAGCTATCGCGAGAGCAGCTTCACCTCCTCGCCGGACACTTGCAGAGTGTGCGTGAAGAAGAGCGAAAGCATTTGGCGCAGGAGTTCCACGATCAGCTTGGGCAAGCTTTGACTGCGATCAAAATGGACTTATCGATGCTGAACCGGGCAATCACAGACACCAGCAAGGTACCGTCACGTTCAGTCATCGCTCAAGGTATTGAGTCGTCCCAAGATATGATCGACAGAGCGATCGCGATCATACGGGAAATCTTGTCCGAGCTAAGGCCTGAGCTCCTGGACCAACTTGGAATTATCCCGACGTTGGAGTGGGAAGCGGAGATATTCCAACGGAAAAGCGGCATTGCATGCACATTCAGTTCGACGGTTGACCCGATCGCACTTGAAGCAACGAAAGCGATCGCAGTCTACAGGATCTTCCAGGAAGCCATCACAAACGTGGCGCGGCATGCCAAGGCCACGAGTGTCGAAGTCGAGCTTCGAAAGGAAGGCGGGGGTCTGGTCCTCGCAATCGTGGACAACGGAATAGGAATCTCATCCGCTGCCCAACAAAGAATCCAGTCTTTCGGACTTACCGGCATGCGTGAGCGGGCGATTCTGTTGGGTGGAACTCTGGAGATTAGCGGGATTGAGGGGAAGGGGACGACAATCCTTCTCCGCATACCGTACGAACAATCGCTTACCAATGGGAGTGTCGCTTTATGA
- a CDS encoding succinate dehydrogenase cytochrome b subunit produces the protein MNKFTALYRSSVGKKIIMSLSGLFLCTFLVVHLVINLFIFKHDGGETYNRYSEFMSTNPFIRVIEIVLFAGLIAHVISGVVVWLKNRASRPVGYEMYQLKDNTTFTSRTPMLTASASLVGFFLVVHLKTFWVPNRFWAAAPQSNYDLVAAAFADPVYGLFYLVALVFLAFHLRHGFQSGFQTLGLSDKRYKWLIDSVAVIFWLFIPLAFAAMPAYFLWFK, from the coding sequence ATGAATAAATTCACTGCCTTGTACCGGTCTTCTGTTGGCAAGAAGATCATCATGAGCCTGAGCGGGCTCTTCCTCTGCACCTTCCTTGTCGTCCACCTCGTGATCAACCTGTTCATCTTCAAGCATGACGGTGGAGAGACATATAATCGCTACTCGGAGTTCATGTCCACGAACCCGTTCATTCGAGTGATCGAGATCGTGCTGTTCGCCGGTCTGATTGCTCACGTGATCAGCGGCGTCGTGGTGTGGCTGAAGAACCGCGCGTCCCGTCCGGTTGGATATGAGATGTACCAGCTGAAGGACAATACGACGTTTACCTCCAGGACCCCGATGCTGACTGCGAGTGCCAGCCTCGTGGGTTTCTTCCTCGTCGTGCACCTGAAGACCTTCTGGGTGCCAAACCGGTTCTGGGCTGCTGCGCCGCAATCGAACTACGATCTCGTGGCCGCCGCGTTCGCCGATCCGGTCTATGGCCTGTTCTATCTTGTCGCGCTGGTTTTTCTCGCCTTCCATCTCAGGCACGGATTCCAGTCGGGATTTCAGACCCTGGGCCTGAGCGACAAGCGCTACAAGTGGCTCATTGACAGCGTGGCGGTGATATTCTGGCTGTTCATTCCGCTCGCATTTGCCGCTATGCCGGCATATTTCCTCTGGTTCAAGTAA
- a CDS encoding succinate dehydrogenase/fumarate reductase iron-sulfur subunit — protein sequence MDFKLKIWRQKNRDDRGRFVEYEVKNVFPDASFLEVLDILNIDLVKKGEEPVAFDHDCREGICGSCGLVINGRSHGPGRGIATCELRMRGFKDGETIVAEPWRSKSFPILKDLIVDRTSLDRIIQAGGYISSKTGAVPEANSIQIPRPDAEEAMDAAACIGCGACVAACPNSSAMLFVAAKVSHLALLPQGKVERKERVLKMIEQMDKEGFGNCSNNYACEAECPKKISVTHIARLNREFLLAELT from the coding sequence ATGGATTTCAAACTGAAGATTTGGCGCCAGAAGAATCGGGACGACCGGGGCAGGTTTGTTGAGTACGAAGTCAAGAACGTGTTTCCCGACGCGTCTTTCCTGGAGGTGCTCGACATCCTCAACATCGACCTGGTGAAGAAGGGGGAAGAGCCGGTTGCATTCGACCACGATTGCCGGGAAGGCATTTGTGGGAGTTGCGGCCTCGTGATCAACGGGCGTTCCCACGGTCCGGGCCGGGGCATCGCGACCTGTGAGTTGCGGATGCGCGGGTTCAAGGACGGGGAGACGATTGTCGCCGAGCCATGGCGCTCCAAGTCGTTCCCGATCCTCAAGGACCTGATTGTCGACCGCACGTCGCTCGACAGGATTATCCAGGCCGGCGGGTATATTTCATCCAAGACGGGGGCTGTGCCCGAGGCAAACTCGATACAGATTCCGAGACCTGATGCCGAAGAGGCGATGGATGCGGCGGCATGCATCGGTTGCGGCGCGTGTGTGGCGGCCTGTCCGAATTCCTCTGCGATGCTCTTCGTTGCGGCGAAGGTCTCTCACCTGGCATTGTTGCCGCAAGGGAAGGTCGAACGCAAGGAGCGCGTCCTCAAGATGATTGAGCAGATGGACAAGGAAGGTTTCGGAAACTGTTCAAACAACTATGCATGCGAAGCGGAGTGTCCGAAGAAGATTTCGGTCACGCACATCGCCCGTTTGAACAGAGAGTTTCTGCTTGCAGAACTTACCTGA
- a CDS encoding PAS domain-containing protein, with product MQDERKTKAQLVRELGTLKAELKRLEQSDDDTVGGVQIISRDVTERKQAAAVVRESQYQYRDSHCNASPGIFHSSFEMKFLDVNPALAKLLGSTTPEEGVTSIAEQANLVSPDRDAVGVAILDAGGLLTSDNSRIVSQDGSSSSPHCHPRTGIK from the coding sequence ATGCAAGATGAGCGAAAGACCAAGGCGCAATTAGTCCGTGAACTCGGGACTCTGAAGGCCGAGCTGAAAAGGCTTGAACAGTCAGACGATGATACCGTCGGTGGTGTGCAGATCATCTCCCGCGACGTCACCGAACGCAAACAGGCAGCGGCTGTCGTGCGTGAGAGTCAGTACCAATATCGCGATTCTCACTGCAATGCCTCTCCTGGCATCTTCCATTCCTCCTTTGAAATGAAATTTCTTGATGTTAACCCCGCTCTCGCAAAGCTGCTGGGGTCTACCACCCCCGAGGAGGGTGTCACCAGTATTGCCGAACAGGCTAATTTGGTCTCGCCGGATCGCGATGCCGTTGGAGTCGCAATCCTGGATGCCGGCGGGCTCCTAACCTCCGACAATTCCAGGATTGTTTCACAGGACGGCTCAAGCTCCTCTCCACACTGTCATCCCCGTACAGGCATAAAATGA
- a CDS encoding permease-like cell division protein FtsX, with translation MQLSYIFREGFSGFRRAKLSTFAAIMTICASLLLLGSFAILVLNANTVVESLREKVEMEAFLADYISPVETSIVRDSIALIPGVREVRYVSKEDAAKIFKEEFGEDVHKVLDFNPLPASVKIFLKDGYRTAKGAEEVYEAAKKIRGVEDVIYRKSLMEMLDRRATTFLWIVFGMGLFITISSVFLVANTIRLAIYAKRKIIQTMKLIGATKSFVRGPFILEGLVQGFVGGALAAAILFLVFEYFARWISAELADFVRVKPLYYGIVVVVGCILGFVGSAISIRRFITESVVHEKN, from the coding sequence ATGCAGCTGAGCTACATATTTCGTGAAGGATTTTCGGGATTCCGTCGGGCGAAGCTCTCCACGTTCGCGGCCATTATGACAATCTGCGCCTCGCTCCTCCTGCTCGGGTCGTTCGCCATTCTTGTCCTCAACGCCAACACTGTCGTCGAATCGCTGCGGGAGAAGGTGGAGATGGAGGCGTTCCTCGCTGACTACATCTCGCCGGTCGAGACATCGATCGTGCGTGACAGCATCGCCCTGATCCCGGGCGTCCGTGAGGTGAGATACGTTTCCAAGGAGGATGCGGCCAAAATCTTCAAAGAGGAGTTTGGAGAAGATGTTCATAAAGTCCTCGATTTCAATCCGCTTCCGGCGTCTGTAAAGATCTTCTTGAAAGATGGCTATCGGACTGCGAAAGGGGCTGAAGAAGTCTATGAGGCTGCGAAGAAGATCAGGGGAGTGGAAGACGTCATTTACCGCAAGTCACTCATGGAGATGCTCGACCGCCGGGCCACCACGTTTCTCTGGATCGTGTTTGGGATGGGCCTCTTTATAACGATATCGTCTGTCTTTCTTGTGGCCAATACGATCCGACTCGCCATTTATGCGAAACGCAAGATCATTCAAACGATGAAACTCATCGGCGCGACGAAATCGTTCGTCCGCGGGCCGTTTATTCTCGAGGGGCTGGTGCAGGGCTTTGTCGGCGGCGCACTTGCGGCGGCCATCCTTTTTCTCGTTTTTGAATACTTCGCGCGGTGGATCTCCGCCGAACTGGCGGATTTCGTGCGCGTGAAACCGCTGTATTACGGCATCGTCGTCGTAGTCGGCTGCATTCTTGGATTTGTCGGAAGCGCCATTTCGATACGCCGCTTTATCACCGAAAGCGTCGTACACGAAAAGAATTGA
- a CDS encoding fumarate reductase/succinate dehydrogenase flavoprotein subunit, with translation MKLDSKIPSGPIEKQWDNHRFAMKLVNPSNRRKYSVIVVGTGLAGASAAASLGELGYNVLSFSYHESPRRAHSIAAQGGINAPKNYANDGDSIWRLFYDTVKGGDYRAREANVYRLAQVSGSIIDQCVGQGVPFARDYSGYLDNRSFGGAQVSRTFYARGQTGQQLLLGAYSAMSRQVKAGTVKFFPRREMLDLVLVDGQARGIVVRDLVTGKLETYAANAVVLATGGYGNTFYLSTMAKASNATAIWRAHKKGAAFANPCFTQIHPTCIPQSGDYQSKLTLMSESLRNDGRIWVPKAKGDTRKPQDIPEEERDYYLERMYPSFGNLVPRDVASRRAKEMCDKGFGVGPTKLAVYLDFAESINRLGKHVIEERYGNLFDMYHEITAENPYQAPMRIYPAVHYTMGGLWVDYNLMSSIPGLFVLGEANFSDHGANRLGASALMQGLADGYFIIPYTMGDYLASTKFKPVKTDDDAFKKTQADVDELIRKLMSINGKKTVEEFHRELGKIMWDNVGMGRNKTSLQKALKEIPAVREEFWKNVKVVGASDDLNAELERAGRVADFLELGELLAYDALHREESCGGHFREEHQTVEGEAQRNDKKFSYVAAWEFTGVGKKPILNKEQLTFEYVKPSQRSYK, from the coding sequence ATGAAGCTTGACTCAAAGATACCATCTGGTCCGATAGAGAAGCAATGGGACAATCACCGCTTCGCAATGAAGCTGGTCAATCCTTCCAACAGGCGCAAGTATTCGGTCATCGTGGTTGGAACGGGTCTGGCCGGTGCTTCGGCTGCTGCGAGCCTGGGTGAACTTGGATACAACGTCCTCTCCTTTTCCTATCACGAATCGCCCCGCCGGGCTCACAGCATCGCTGCCCAGGGGGGAATCAATGCTCCGAAGAATTACGCGAACGACGGTGACAGCATCTGGCGTCTGTTCTATGATACCGTCAAAGGCGGTGACTACCGCGCGCGTGAAGCGAACGTCTACCGCCTCGCGCAGGTCAGCGGCAGCATCATCGATCAGTGTGTTGGGCAGGGTGTCCCGTTTGCCCGCGACTACTCGGGCTACCTCGACAACCGGTCGTTCGGAGGCGCACAGGTTTCCCGTACGTTCTATGCACGGGGTCAGACGGGCCAGCAGCTTCTGCTCGGCGCGTATTCTGCGATGAGCCGGCAGGTCAAGGCCGGGACGGTGAAGTTCTTCCCGCGTCGCGAGATGCTCGATCTTGTTCTGGTCGACGGACAGGCGCGCGGCATTGTGGTCCGCGACCTTGTGACGGGAAAACTCGAAACCTATGCCGCCAACGCGGTGGTACTTGCAACCGGCGGATATGGAAACACCTTTTATCTTTCCACGATGGCGAAAGCCAGCAACGCGACCGCGATCTGGCGCGCACACAAGAAGGGCGCTGCGTTCGCAAATCCATGCTTCACGCAAATCCATCCGACGTGCATCCCGCAGAGCGGCGATTACCAGTCGAAGCTCACGCTGATGAGCGAGAGCCTTCGCAACGACGGACGCATCTGGGTGCCGAAGGCGAAGGGCGACACGCGCAAGCCGCAGGATATTCCGGAAGAAGAACGCGACTACTATCTCGAGCGGATGTATCCGTCGTTTGGAAATCTCGTGCCACGCGACGTGGCGTCCCGCCGGGCAAAAGAAATGTGCGACAAGGGATTTGGCGTCGGCCCGACCAAGCTTGCAGTGTATCTTGATTTTGCCGAATCCATCAATCGACTTGGAAAGCACGTGATTGAAGAGCGGTACGGGAACCTGTTCGACATGTATCATGAGATCACGGCGGAAAATCCGTACCAGGCTCCCATGCGGATCTATCCCGCGGTGCACTACACGATGGGCGGGCTGTGGGTGGACTATAACCTGATGAGCTCGATCCCCGGTTTGTTCGTGCTCGGCGAGGCGAACTTCTCCGATCACGGCGCGAACCGTCTCGGAGCGAGCGCGCTGATGCAGGGGCTTGCAGACGGGTATTTCATCATCCCGTACACGATGGGGGACTATCTGGCCTCCACGAAATTCAAACCGGTGAAAACAGATGACGACGCGTTCAAGAAGACGCAGGCGGATGTCGATGAATTGATCAGGAAGCTGATGTCGATCAATGGCAAGAAGACCGTGGAAGAGTTTCACCGTGAATTGGGGAAGATCATGTGGGACAACGTGGGCATGGGAAGAAACAAGACCAGCCTTCAGAAGGCTCTCAAGGAGATCCCTGCGGTGCGCGAAGAGTTCTGGAAGAACGTGAAAGTCGTTGGAGCATCGGACGATCTGAACGCAGAACTGGAACGGGCCGGAAGAGTAGCCGATTTCCTTGAACTTGGCGAGCTGCTTGCCTACGATGCGCTGCATCGCGAGGAATCATGCGGCGGTCATTTCCGTGAGGAACACCAGACGGTAGAAGGGGAAGCCCAGCGGAACGACAAGAAATTCTCTTATGTAGCAGCGTGGGAGTTTACGGGCGTTGGCAAGAAGCCGATCCTGAATAAAGAGCAACTGACGTTCGAGTACGTGAAACCGTCACAAAGGAGCTACAAGTAA